In one Candidatus Neptunochlamydia vexilliferae genomic region, the following are encoded:
- a CDS encoding KpsF/GutQ family sugar-phosphate isomerase — MIKDLFEEYQKNLNYFFDHVDPEKAEENFNLFLGCEGMVIFTGVGKSGIIAEKLAMTMISTGTKALYLPPMNALHGDIGIVTEKDLLVCISKSGESEELLSLVPFARKKGAKTVAWVSNPQSKLLTACDLGICLPLSKELCPFDLAPTTSTSIQLIFGDVLSVALMKAKNFSLDEYALNHPAGAIGKKITLKVEDLMLKGERLPLCPPNVRLRDALVILTDKKCGCLLITDEAGKLQGIFTDGDLRRAFQSDPAKMLEKKMEELMTPSCLFTEKNQRAFDALRFMQGDEKKWVNVMPVVESGTLIGLIRMHDLVQAGIA; from the coding sequence ATGATAAAAGATCTCTTTGAAGAGTACCAGAAAAATCTTAACTACTTTTTCGATCATGTCGATCCCGAAAAAGCGGAAGAAAACTTTAACCTCTTCCTTGGATGTGAAGGGATGGTTATTTTTACCGGAGTTGGAAAAAGTGGGATCATCGCTGAAAAACTCGCGATGACCATGATCTCAACCGGGACAAAGGCCCTCTACCTCCCACCAATGAACGCCCTTCATGGAGACATTGGGATTGTCACCGAAAAAGATCTTTTGGTTTGCATCAGCAAAAGTGGGGAGAGCGAAGAGCTCCTCAGTCTTGTTCCCTTTGCCCGAAAAAAGGGGGCAAAGACAGTTGCTTGGGTATCGAATCCGCAGTCAAAACTTTTAACTGCGTGCGATCTAGGGATTTGCTTGCCCTTAAGTAAAGAACTTTGCCCGTTTGACTTGGCGCCGACAACATCGACCTCGATCCAGCTCATTTTTGGCGATGTCTTATCGGTTGCGCTCATGAAAGCTAAAAACTTTAGCCTCGATGAGTATGCCCTGAACCATCCCGCGGGGGCCATTGGAAAAAAGATCACCTTAAAGGTTGAAGATCTTATGCTTAAAGGAGAACGTCTTCCCCTTTGTCCTCCCAATGTTCGCTTGCGCGATGCCCTTGTGATCCTCACTGATAAAAAGTGTGGGTGTCTTCTCATTACTGATGAGGCAGGGAAGCTGCAGGGAATCTTTACCGATGGAGATTTGCGACGCGCTTTCCAAAGCGATCCCGCAAAGATGCTCGAAAAAAAGATGGAAGAGTTGATGACTCCCTCTTGTCTCTTTACCGAGAAAAATCAGCGCGCTTTCGATGCCCTTCGTTTCATGCAAGGGGACGAAAAGAAGTGGGTCAATGTCATGCCCGTTGTGGAGTCGGGAACACTTATCGGTCTCATCCGCATGCATGATCTTGTCCAAGCCGGAATTGCATAA